In Burkholderia savannae, one genomic interval encodes:
- a CDS encoding LLM class flavin-dependent oxidoreductase translates to MIPFSVLDLAPIPAGADAAQAFRHSVDLARHAERLGYRRYWLAEHHNMPGIASAATAVVIGHVAGATQTIRVGSGGVMLPNHAPLVIAEQFGTLASLYPGRIDLGLGRAPGTDQTTARALRRDLIGSADAFPDDVVELQRYFAAPAPGQRVRAVPGAGLNVPIWLLGSSLFSAQLAAMLGLPFAFASHFAPDYLMRALDVYRAQFRPSAALAKPYAMVGVNVFAADTDDDARRLFTSLQQQFLKLRRGTPGQLPPPVESLDALGATEQELASVAQALSFAAVGSRDTVRERLRRLIAQTGADELIVAAQIYDHGARVRSYEIAAQVRDALRDEVAG, encoded by the coding sequence ATGATCCCGTTCTCCGTTCTCGACCTCGCGCCGATTCCCGCCGGCGCCGACGCCGCACAGGCGTTTCGCCATTCCGTCGACCTCGCCCGCCACGCCGAGCGCCTCGGCTATCGCCGCTACTGGCTCGCCGAGCACCACAACATGCCCGGCATCGCGAGCGCCGCGACCGCGGTCGTGATCGGCCACGTCGCGGGCGCGACGCAGACGATCCGCGTCGGCTCGGGCGGCGTGATGCTGCCGAACCACGCGCCGCTCGTGATCGCCGAGCAGTTCGGCACCCTCGCGTCGCTGTACCCCGGGCGCATCGATCTCGGCCTCGGGCGCGCGCCCGGCACCGATCAGACGACGGCCCGCGCGCTGCGGCGCGACCTCATCGGCAGCGCGGATGCGTTCCCGGACGACGTCGTCGAGCTGCAGCGCTACTTCGCCGCGCCCGCCCCGGGCCAGCGCGTGCGCGCGGTGCCGGGCGCCGGCCTGAACGTGCCGATCTGGCTGCTCGGCTCGAGCCTCTTCAGCGCGCAGCTCGCCGCGATGCTCGGCTTGCCGTTCGCGTTCGCGTCGCACTTCGCGCCCGACTACCTGATGCGCGCGCTCGACGTGTACCGCGCGCAGTTCCGGCCGTCCGCGGCGCTCGCGAAGCCGTATGCGATGGTCGGCGTGAACGTGTTCGCCGCCGACACCGACGACGACGCGCGGCGCCTGTTCACGTCTCTGCAGCAGCAGTTCCTGAAGCTGCGGCGCGGCACGCCCGGGCAGTTGCCGCCGCCCGTCGAGTCGCTCGATGCGCTCGGCGCGACCGAGCAGGAGCTCGCGAGCGTCGCGCAGGCGCTGTCGTTCGCGGCGGTCGGTTCGCGCGATACGGTGCGCGAGCGGCTGCGCCGGCTGATCGCGCAGACGGGCGCGGACGAGTTGATCGTCGCCGCGCAGATCTACGATCACGGCGCGCGGGTGCGCTCGTACGAGATCGCCGCGCAGGTGCGCGACGCGCTTCGCGACGAGGTCGCGGGTTGA
- the hpnI gene encoding bacteriohopanetetrol glucosamine biosynthesis glycosyltransferase HpnI, which translates to MTESLSIVGWVLLALTCASCGYAVLAAFAPAPRTPRTAVRDGFEPVSVLKPLCGAEPHLYENLATFCEQRHPRYQLLFGVASAADPAIAVVRRLQADYPDCDIELVIDARVYGSNLKVSNLVNLAERARHGRIVIADSDIAVEPDYLTRVTAPLADASVGVVTCLYHARSVGGFWTRIGAQFVDAWFAPSVRITHLGGSSRFGFGATLALTRATLDTIGGFKALKDELADDYWLAELPRRLGLRTVLSEVNVATDVAEPSFAPLWLRETRWLRTIRSLNPAGFAFLFITFTAPWLAAGAALAAWLGPASAAGATAGAAAAIGTLARLALHARGSAGWRAFWHDLPLVPVRDALLALEWLVAAFGTQVVWRGARMTVVGGDARATVVEAGDGR; encoded by the coding sequence ATGACGGAATCGCTTTCCATCGTCGGGTGGGTGCTGCTCGCGCTCACCTGCGCATCGTGCGGCTATGCGGTGCTCGCGGCGTTCGCGCCGGCGCCGCGCACGCCGCGCACGGCCGTGCGCGACGGCTTCGAGCCCGTCAGCGTGCTGAAGCCGCTGTGCGGGGCGGAGCCGCATCTGTACGAAAATCTCGCGACCTTCTGCGAGCAGCGGCATCCGCGCTACCAGTTGCTGTTCGGCGTCGCGTCGGCGGCCGATCCGGCCATCGCCGTCGTGCGGCGGCTGCAGGCCGATTATCCCGACTGCGACATCGAGCTCGTGATCGACGCGCGCGTGTACGGCTCGAACCTGAAGGTCAGCAACCTCGTCAATCTCGCCGAGCGCGCGCGCCACGGCCGCATCGTGATCGCCGACAGCGACATCGCGGTCGAACCCGATTATCTGACGCGCGTGACCGCGCCGCTCGCCGATGCGTCGGTGGGCGTCGTCACTTGCCTGTATCATGCGCGCAGCGTCGGCGGCTTCTGGACGCGGATCGGCGCGCAATTCGTCGATGCGTGGTTCGCGCCGTCGGTGCGGATCACCCACCTCGGCGGGTCGAGCCGCTTCGGATTCGGCGCGACGCTCGCGTTGACGCGCGCGACGCTCGATACGATCGGCGGCTTCAAGGCGCTGAAGGACGAACTCGCGGACGACTACTGGCTCGCCGAGCTGCCGCGTCGGCTCGGGCTGCGCACGGTGCTCTCCGAGGTGAACGTGGCGACCGACGTCGCGGAGCCGTCGTTCGCGCCGCTCTGGCTGCGCGAGACGCGCTGGCTGCGCACGATCCGCTCGCTGAATCCGGCGGGTTTCGCTTTCCTGTTCATCACGTTCACCGCGCCGTGGCTCGCGGCCGGCGCGGCGCTCGCGGCGTGGCTCGGCCCGGCGTCGGCGGCGGGTGCCACGGCCGGCGCGGCCGCCGCGATCGGCACGCTCGCGCGGCTCGCGCTGCATGCGCGCGGCTCGGCCGGCTGGCGTGCGTTCTGGCACGATTTGCCGCTCGTGCCGGTGCGCGACGCGCTGCTCGCGCTCGAGTGGCTCGTCGCCGCGTTCGGCACGCAGGTCGTGTGGCGGGGCGCCAGGATGACGGTCGTCGGCGGCGACGCGCGCGCGACCGTCGTCGAAGCGGGCGACGGGCGCTGA
- the hpnJ gene encoding hopanoid biosynthesis associated radical SAM protein HpnJ, with translation MKTLFLQAPSYDGFDGGAGSRYQAKREIRSFWYPTWLAQPAALVPGSRVLDAPADSLSVEDTLKIAKDYDLVIIHTSTPSFPTDAMFAEDLKKMKPSMLVGMVGAKVAVDPHNSLTATEAIDFVCREEFDYTCKDIAEGKPFAEILGMSYRAKDGSIEHNGARPMIENMDELPFVAPVYKRDLKIDNYFIGYLNYPYVSIYTGRGCRSKCTFCLWPQTVGGHRYRVRSVESVLAEVKWIRDNMPEVKEIMFDDDTFTDFKPRVEEIARGLGKLGVTWSCNAKANVPYSTLKIMKENGLRLLLVGYESGDDQILLNIKKGLRTDIARRFNEDCKKLGIKIHGTFILGLPGETKETIKKTIEYAKEINPHTIQVSLAAPYPGTRLYNQAIENGWMEENKTINLVSKEGVQLAAIGYPHLSKEDIYHELEHFYREFYFRPSKIWEILREMLTSWDMMKRRLREGVEFFRFLRAHEA, from the coding sequence ATGAAAACGCTGTTCTTGCAGGCACCGTCGTACGACGGCTTCGACGGCGGCGCGGGCTCCCGCTATCAGGCAAAGCGCGAGATCCGGTCCTTCTGGTATCCGACGTGGCTCGCGCAGCCGGCCGCGCTCGTGCCGGGCAGCCGCGTGCTCGACGCGCCGGCCGACAGCCTGTCGGTCGAAGACACGCTCAAGATCGCGAAGGACTATGATCTCGTGATCATCCACACGAGCACGCCGTCGTTCCCGACCGACGCGATGTTCGCGGAAGACCTGAAGAAGATGAAGCCGTCGATGCTCGTCGGCATGGTCGGTGCGAAGGTCGCGGTCGATCCGCACAACTCGCTCACCGCGACGGAAGCGATCGATTTCGTGTGCCGCGAGGAGTTCGACTACACCTGCAAGGATATCGCCGAAGGCAAGCCCTTCGCCGAGATTCTCGGCATGAGCTACCGCGCGAAGGACGGCTCGATCGAGCACAACGGAGCGCGTCCGATGATCGAGAACATGGACGAGCTGCCGTTCGTCGCGCCCGTCTACAAGCGCGACCTGAAGATCGACAACTATTTCATCGGCTATCTGAACTACCCGTACGTGTCGATCTACACGGGCCGCGGCTGCCGCTCGAAGTGCACGTTCTGCCTGTGGCCGCAGACGGTGGGCGGCCACCGCTACCGCGTGCGCTCGGTCGAGAGCGTGCTCGCGGAAGTGAAGTGGATTCGCGACAACATGCCGGAAGTGAAGGAAATCATGTTCGACGACGACACCTTCACCGACTTCAAGCCGCGCGTCGAGGAGATCGCGCGCGGGCTCGGCAAGCTCGGCGTCACGTGGTCGTGCAACGCGAAGGCGAACGTGCCGTATTCGACGCTGAAGATCATGAAGGAAAACGGGCTGCGCCTGCTGCTCGTCGGCTACGAGTCGGGCGACGACCAGATCCTCTTGAACATCAAGAAGGGCTTGCGCACCGACATCGCGCGCCGCTTCAACGAGGATTGCAAGAAGCTCGGCATCAAGATCCACGGCACCTTCATCCTCGGCCTGCCGGGCGAGACGAAGGAAACGATCAAGAAGACGATCGAGTACGCGAAGGAAATCAATCCGCACACGATCCAGGTGTCGCTCGCCGCGCCGTATCCGGGCACGCGCCTGTACAACCAGGCGATCGAGAACGGCTGGATGGAGGAGAACAAGACGATCAACCTCGTCAGCAAGGAAGGCGTGCAGCTCGCGGCGATCGGCTATCCGCACCTGTCGAAGGAAGACATCTACCACGAGCTCGAGCATTTCTACCGCGAGTTCTACTTCCGCCCGTCGAAGATCTGGGAGATCCTGCGCGAAATGCTGACGAGCTGGGACATGATGAAGCGCCGTCTGCGCGAGGGCGTCGAATTCTTCCGCTTCCTGCGCGCGCACGAGGCGTAA